In one Plasmodium reichenowi strain SY57 chromosome 7, whole genome shotgun sequence genomic region, the following are encoded:
- a CDS encoding drug/metabolite exporter, drug/metabolite transporter produces MSNILNNEFFRLDRFLCSNGSDEGDNSLLMIGVNLLLLFSMFLYGINYILMKYFIKIKGSIYIFIILRTALTIPLMIYMFISKKPCSQNKKLLDQDMKEIDTEMNSNEKDLELANPNEETKTSKKYGWSSKNKKKYKNKNTSHGNDNNSNGNDIINNNNNNNNISVNKNKCIQNNIDENSGCNFFNKLFWNEEKLIPKAAYMPILILSITGALRQVIVIVALQYTDSHNVAIIQPTIPIFTALISYYLKIEEMNYITAFSIFLSFFGLAITAEIWSLKTFDLGFFLLLTVPITKGLQVIYINVATKYVNNDIIQFSQMFFLLIITLPFGILGEIFINQNYNILQETYELNMRQFLCILYSTIAIIILCWKIQIIALNYLTPITVSLYQSFQPCFTFVLARLFLNETINASKIIGTIFIILSLFLYQYGCNKHSKK; encoded by the coding sequence ATGagtaatatattaaataatgagTTCTTTAGATTGGATAGGTTTCTTTGTAGTAATGGGAGTGATGAGGGGGATAACAGTTTATTGATGATAGGTGTaaatttgttattattattttctatgtttttatatggtataaattatatattaatgaaatattttataaagataaaaggatctatttatatcttcattatattaAGAACAGCATTAACTATACCTTTGATgatttatatgttcatttCAAAAAAACCATGTTctcaaaataaaaaattattagaTCAGGATATGAAAGAAATTGATACTGAGATGAATAGTAATGAAAAAGATTTAGAGCTAGCTAATCCAAATGAGGAAACTAAGACaagtaaaaaatatggtTGGTCATCAAagaataagaaaaaatataaaaacaaaaatacATCGCATGGTAATGATAACAACAGTAATGgtaatgatattattaataataataataataataataatataagtgtaaataaaaataaatgtatacaaaataatatagatgAAAATTCTGgttgtaatttttttaataaattattttggaatgaagaaaaattaatacCAAAGGCAGCTTATATGCCTATCTTAATATTATCCATAACAGGTGCGTTAAGACAAGTTATTGTAATAGTTGCTTTACAATATACAGATTCACATAATGTTGCTATAATTCAACCGACTATACCAATTTTTACAGCTTTAAtatcttattatttaaaaatagaagaaatgaattatataacagccttttctatttttttatctttttttgGATTAGCTATAACGGCAGAAATATGGAGCCTTAAAACATTCGATTTAGgtttctttttattattaacagTACCTATTACTAAAGGATTAcaagttatatatattaatgtaGCTACtaaatatgttaataatgatattatacAATTTTCTCAAATGtttttcttattaataataactTTACCATTTGGAATATTAGGagaaatttttattaatcaaaattataatattcttcAAGAAACATATGAATTAAATATGAGACAATTTCTTTGTATCTTATATTCAACAATAGCTATCATTATCTTATGTTGGAAAATACAAATTATCGCACTCAATTATTTAACACCTATAACTGTTTCTTTATACCAGTCCTTTCAACCATGTTTTACTTTTGTCTTAGCAAGGCTCTTTCTTAATGAAACTATAAATGCCAGCAAAATTATTGGAaccatttttattattttgtcCTTGTTTCTTTATCAATATGGTTGTAACAAACATTCCAAAaagtga
- a CDS encoding hypothetical protein (conserved Plasmodium protein, unknown function) has translation MNIRIFHFNLIKKQYAHKFASPDCPNLINIKKVVYDKLKPICFYIKQDYTMGHHVHDMHFYGILCSPLFENKSYKDMNSMVEKLMSEINLAGRVKLHCQPPSRFNKMKKHIRWRWNMEK, from the coding sequence atgaatattcGAATATTTCATTTCAATTTGATTAAGAAACAATACGCTCATAAATTTGCTTCACCAGATTGTCctaatttaataaatattaaaaaagtaGTTTATGACAAATTAAAGCCGATATgcttttatataaaacaagATTATACAATGGGACATCATGTTCACGATATGCATTTTTATGGTATTTTATGTTCACCTTTGTTCGAAAATAAAAGTTATAAAGATATGAATAGTATGGtagaaaaattaatgaGTGAGATAAATTTAGCTGGAAGGGTTAAGTTACATTGTCAGCCCCCTTCAagatttaataaaatgaaaaagcACATCAGATGGAGATGGAACATGGAAAAgtga